TGGCAGAACTACCGTACTCGTCAACAAGACGCGGCGTCTGACGCTGCTTGAAATCCATGGTCGCCATTCGAGGCGGCTGGGGTGTTGAAGCCCACTCGCGGAGTGGGCTTTTTTAATGGTGGGGGTAAGTAATGGCTAATATCGATTTTGAGACGTTGCGCAGTACGATTGAAAGATCATTATTGAAGGCGGGGTTAAAGCCCGCTGATGCTAAGACCTGCGCGCAAATCCATGCTGAAAGTACCCGCGACGGCGTACATTCGCATGGTATCGGACGGGTTCCGCGTTTCATTGAGTACGTTGGGAAAGGCTGGGTCGATATCGACGCTAAGCCAAGCCTTGTCCAGCGATTGGGCGCGATTGAGGTGCTTGATGGAGGTTTTGGAATAGGTGTGGTCAATGCACTTCATGCCACAGAGCGTGCCATGGCGTTGGCGCGTGAGCATGGTATGGGGCTGGTGGCGCTACGCGATACAACCCACTGGATGCGGGGCGGAAGCTATGGCTGGCATGCGGTTGAGCAGGGGTTCGCGACGATTATGTGGACCAATACCGAGTCGTGTATGCCTGCCTGGGGTGGTGCTTCCCAATCGATTGGCAATAACCCGTTGGTGATGGCCGTGCCGCATAACACCGGGCCTCTGGTGCTCGATATGGCGATGTCTCAGTTCTCCTATGGGAAGCTGCAGACGACTCAGTTGAAGGGCGAGCGGTTGCCCGTTGATGGCGGTTTTGATGAGCGTGGAGAGTTGAGCCGTGATCCTGCGGCGATCGCTGCGACGCGCCGCTTGCTGCCGACCGGTTACTGGAAAGGCTCTGGCTTGTCGATTCTACTGGATGCGTTGGCAGCACTGCTCGCTCAAGGGCGTCCTAGCCATGCGATTGATAAGGTTCAGCGCGGCAGTGGTGGCGGTTGCAGCCAAGTGTATATGGTGTTTGACCCTGAGCAGCTCGGCGGCCGCGAGGCTTGCGATAGCATTGTCGAAGGCATTCAGTCTCATCTGGCCGCCGCCACGCCAGCCGAGCCGGGGCGGCCAGTGCGCTGGCCGGGCGAGTCTACCGCTAATCAGCGATATGGAGAGAGGTCGATTGTTGTCGATGACATGCTATGGCGCTCTGTTTGCGAGCTGGCGGGTGATTAGTTAAAGGCGTTTTAATCCTCAACAGGTTTACAGGGGATGGCTGCTACTTTGGTTTAAATTTCGATAGTTCTGCTTGCACCCTGCGAGCAGGATACTTATCTTCTAGGTTGTATGATGTATGACATAAGGTTGTTGGCTAGCTAGTGATGTCTGCTCATTCAGTGGTCAACACATTTTAAAGAGGGCGCAAAGTGACGTTTTCAAGACAAGAAGTAACAAAAGCCATCGGCGATGGTCTGCTATCGTTCCCGATTACCGATTTCGATAGTCAAGGTCGTTTCGATGAAGCGAGCTACCGCAAGCGGCTTGAGTGGTTTATCAGCCACGAGATCTCGGCGGTCTTCGTCGCGGGTGGCACGGGGGAGTTTTTTAACCTGTCACTTGATGAGTATCGCGAGATTGTTCGCGTCGCTGTCGAAGTAATCGACGGTCGCTTGCCCGTCATTGCCAGCGCCGGCTTAAGCGTTGAAACCGGCAAGGCCTTTGCAAAAGCGGCCGAAGAAGCGGGCGCTGACGGCATTCTGCTGATGCCGCCATACCTTACCGAGTGCCCGCAGGATGGCTTGGTGGAGTATGCCCGCCAGATTTGTGATGCCACGTCAGTCAACGTGATTTATTACAACCGCGGTAATGGCATTCTGAATGCTCATTCTGTTCAGCAGCTCGCCGACCAGTGTCCCAACTTGGTGGGGCTAAAAGATGGCAAAGGCGATATTCAGGCGCTCAACAAAATCGTCAAAACCGTGGGTGACCGCTTGGTGTATATCGGCGGCGTGCCCACGGCTGAAATTTTTGCCGAGGCCTATGTCTCTATTGGCGTCAATACCTACTCATCGGCTGTTTTCAACTTCGTGCCGGAGATGGCAGTGAAGTTCTACAAGGAGTTGCGTAAAGGTAATAAAGACGTTGTGAAACAAATCACTAACGAGTTTTTTATTCCTTTCGTAGACCTCAGGGATCGAAAAGCGGGCTATGCCGTTAGCCTGATCAAAGCAGGCGCAGAGATTGTTGGCCGTCCCGCCGGCAGTGTTCGCGCGCCGCTGACAATGCCAACCCAAGAGGAGTGTCAGGAGCTTAAAAAGCTGATTGATAGCGTTAAGCCGTAATAAAGCACCAGCTCATTAAGCCATTAATTCATTAAACCACTGAGCTATAACAATTTAACAACGAGCGAAAGAGGTGAAAGTATGATCGTTTCTAATAAATTAATGACAAGTGTCGGTTCCGCAGCGCTGATAGCAGCATTGAGTGTCAGCGCTGGCGTAGCCATGGCCCAAGATGGCCCATTGCGGGGCAATATTCGTGTTGTCATCGGTTCAACGTCCACAGGCGGGGATACGTATCAAAACTCTACTATTGTGGTGGATGAGCTAGCTGAAAGGCTGGATCTCAACATGAAGGTGGATGCCGTTGGCGCAAGCTCTGCTTTCCGCACACTTGACCGGGACTCTCGCGGCAATACGCTGATGATCTTCCATGATCAGTCCTACCTTGGCCATCTGTATGGCGTAGAAGGTTACGACGATATTTTTGAGAAATATACCGTCGGGCCAACGCTTGCAATCAACCCAGGCAATGCCTACCTGGTGCCTAAAGATTCACCTTACCAGACCCTTGATGACATCATTGCTGCAGTAGGCAATGGTGAGACTGTGCGGGTCGCTATCCAGCCGGGTGGCGTATCGGAGATTGGTTTCAGTGCCCTGAAAAATGCCATCGCTATTGAGCATCCTGGGCAGGAAGACAACCTGGTTGCTGTCAATACCGGTTCTCAATCCGACAAAAACCAGCAACTTTTTGACGGCCAAGCCGATGTGATTAATGGCACCGTGCAGGCTAACGAGCAGTACACGCGGTTACCTGAGGACGATCAGAAAGCAATGCGTTTTGTCTGGTTGACGGCCCGTCAAGATACCATTGAACAGGCTCCGGAAGAGGGGCTTGGCCAAACGTCTCGTGAGCAACTGTTGGAGTATGTAGAGCCAAACGTGCACGTCACAATGGGCGATGACGAGAGTTTTACATTCGATAAGGAGTTCTTCTTCCTCTACAACAAAGACATGGATCCAGCGATTGTTGAGCAAATCGATGAAGCGCTAGCGGATATCTATGCGGAAGGTGAAATACAGGAGACTCAGAAGAACGCTTTCTTTATCCCCAACTTCAAGCCTTCTGATGAAGCCTCTGAGTATCTCGCCGATAAGATGGCTCGCTACGAAGAAATCATCAGCAACATCCAGTAAAGGGTATGGCACTCGCTGCGTGGGCGGCGGGTGTCTCACCTATGCGTGAGCCGCTATAGAACCGCTATAGAAAGAACAATGGTAAGCAGGATACCCTGCTGCTTATGCCCGGAGCCGTTATGGAATCAGGTCTGTCAAGTCTGCTTAGTGTCTCAATCGATTTCGAGACCTCCCACCTGTTTTTCCCGAGGATTATTCACTGGATCATGGCGGGACTCTTTGTCTTGATTTTAACGACAAAGGTAGCTCCCTTCATGGCATCAGTGAAACGAGGAGAGCGCACACTGCCCATTGTGGGTGAAGCTAGGGATAATTTCCGTTTCTTCGGCACGCTCGTCTTGATCGCGGCGTATTTTTATTTAATGGCAGTTGTGGGTGATCTATTCCCCTACACCGGCTATGGCTTTCTGATGGTTTCGATAGCTTTCGTATTCCTTATGTCACTGCTCTATTTGCATGACTGGACGAAAAAGGCCCTTACCATCGTGGTGGTCAATGCCATCGTCGCACCTAGTCTGGCCTGGTTCATTCTCGCCAAGCTTTTCACTATCACCTTACCGTGACCGAAGCGAGTGCCACCATGGAATTTCTCTCACTTCTCGATATAACGTTTTTTTTACTCGCCGGGTTCGGTGCTCTGATAGGCATCATCTTCGGCGCTATACCCGGTATGACCGCCACCATGGCGGTGGCTGTTTGCCTGCCGCTCACCTATGCCCTTGGATTACACCATGGCCTGGCGCTGTTGCTGGGGCTTTATGTAGGGGGGATTTCCGGTGGAATGGTGCCGGCGGTGCTGCTCAATATTCCCGGCACACCGTCTTCAATCACCACTACCTTTGATGGCTACCCGATGGCCCAAAAGGGCGAGGGTGAGAAAGCGTTGAAGATATGCGTTATCGCGTCCGTCGTCGGGGGGCTTATCAGCGCCGCTATACTCTTCCTGTTTGCGCCACTATTGGCCGATTTCTCGATCAAGTTCTCCTATGTGGAGAAGTTTTTGATCATTTTGTTAGCGTTAAGTGTCATTGCTTCGCTCTCCAGCAGCATGCTGATTGGCATCTTTAGCGGCGTCATCGGCATCTGGCTGAGCCTGATCGGTGACTACAGCATCTCGGATGGTGGCAATGGCAAGACCCGACTGATGTTCGATTTCATGGAACCCTACTTATTTGAAGGGTTTTCGCTATTGCCGGTGTTGATCGGTGTCTTTGGTATTTCCACGATTTTGCTTGAAGCGGAAAAGGGCGCAAAGAGTGGGCTGGTCAGCGAACGCATAAAGATCAGCAAAGGAGGTGGCTTTTCGCTTTCGATCTTTAGAGGACGTGTGACCAATCTGGTGCGCTCATCCTTTATCGGTACCTTCGTCGGCATGCTGCCTGGGGTCGGTGGCAGCGCCGCTTCCGTGCTGGCTTATACCCAAGAAAAAAACTTAACGCGGGATTCATCGCAAATGGGTAAAGGGGCACCCCAGGGACTTATTGCCTCGGAGTCAGCCAACAATGCCTTGACCGGAGGTGCATTGATCCCACTGCTGTCGCTGGGTATCCCCGGTGACTCAACTACGGCTGTGTTGATCGGTGCATTCACGCTGCAGGGCATCCAGGTAGGGCCGCTATTTATTCCTGAGAATACCGACACTTGGTACGTCATGATGACGGCCCTGGTGTTCGCCAACATCGTGATGTTCTTCTTAATGTTTTATGCCATTAAGTACATCGCCAAAGTGGTGATGGTTCCCAAGCACATCCTGTTTCCCATCATTGTGATGATGTGTGTAGTGGGTGCCTATGCCATCAACTACGGGATCATGTTTGATGTTTGGACGCTGCTGATTTTCGGTGTTTTAGGCTATCTGGTGCAGAAGATTGGTCTGGAAGTGGCTCCGCTCATTATTGGTTTCATCTTGGGGAGCCAGGCCGAGGTCTACTTCGTCAAGAGTCTGGAATCGTTCGGCACTTACTCGATCTTTTTCACCAAGAGCCCCATTGCCATGGTGCTGTGGGGATTGATTGCAGCCTCGATAATGTTCGCGATCGTTATGGGGGTTAAGTCTCGCGCCAGACAAAAAATGGAGCTGACCCAGGTGACTGGCAGTACACACACAGCCTCAGGAAAGGGTCATGACACAGATAACGACTAATACGCGTGTGATTCGCGTACACCCCAGCGATAACGTTGCCATTGTGGTCGAGCAGGGCGGCCTCGCTGAAGGCACCGTCATTGAGGGCAGCATCACCACCACGATGCCTATTCCGCAAGGCCACAAGGTGGCGCTAGAGGACATCGCTGAAGGGGCTCAGGTTGTTCGTTATGGCGAGATCATTGGTCAGGCGTTAACGGCCATTGCCTGTGGCAGTCACGTGAACGAGACGAATGTTCGCCTTCCCACGGCACCGGCGCTGGGTGAGTTACCCTTGGCCACACGTGAGATCCCCGCGATGGAGCCTCTGGAAGGGTACACCTTTGAAGGCTTCCGCAATCCGGATGGCAGCGTGGGTACCAAGAACGTCTTGGGTATCACCACCAGCGTTCAGTGTGTCGCCGGTACTGTCGATTACGTAGTGCAGCGCATCAAACGCGAGCTGCTGCCACGCTTCCCCAACGTCGACGATGTTGTGGGGCTTAATCACTCTTATGGCTGTGGCGTTGCCATTAATGCACCTGCGGCGATTGTGCCGATTCGAACGCTTAAAAACATCGCCCTGAATCCAAACTTCGGCAACGAGATAATGGTGATCGGGCTGGGTTGTGAAAAGTTGCAACCCTCGACACTGCTGACCGACCGGCCAGTAAGAGTTTATGAAAACACCCAGGCGGCCGACCCAGAAGCCAACGTGCTGAGCCTTCAAGATGACTCCTTTCAAGGCTTCGGTGAGATGGTCGAGGGTATTCTGGCCATGGCCGAACGCCATCTTGAGCGACTCAATCGACGTCAGCGCGAAACCTGCCCGGCGTCCGAGCTAGTGGTCGGTATGCAGTGTGGCGGTAGCGATGCTTTTTCCGGAGTAACGGCTAACCCTGCGGTGGGCTTTGCGACCGATTTGATCGTACGGGCGGGTGGCAGCGTGATGTTTTCGGAGGTCACCGAGGTGCGAGACGCCATCCATCTGCTGACGCCAAGGGCAATTGATGAGCAGGTGGGCAGGGCGTTGATCGAGCAGATGGCCTGGTACGACGACTACCTGTCTCAAGGGCAGGCGGATCGTAGCGCCAACCCCTCCCCAGGCAACAAGAAAGGCGGGCTCAGCAATGTGGTTGAGAAGGCGCTGGGGTCGGTGATTAAGTCGGGCAACTCACCCATTGTTGATGTTATTGGCCCCGGTGAACGGCTGCGCCGGAAGGGCCTGACCTTTGCTGCCACTCCGGCCAGCGATTTTATTTGCGGCACGCTTCAGTTAGCGGCAGGTATGAACTTGCAAGTGTTTACCACTGGGCGTGGGACACCATATGGCCTGGCCATGGTGCCTGTGCTCAAGGTCTCCTCTAACTCCACGCTGGGAAAACGCTGGCACGACATTATCGACCTGGATGCAGGCCGCATTGCCACAGGCGATGCCAGCATTGAAGAGGTGGGCTGGGAGCTTTTCCACCTGATTCTTGAGGTGGCCAGCGGGCGCCAACAGGCTGCCGCCGATCGGCTAGGTATTCATAACGACTTGGTGTTGTTTAATCCTGCGCCAGTGACTTAATTCCTTAAAATAATTTTTCAACTTGGGTCAATAATAATAGAGGTTTACGACATATGTTTCCGAAGATTAAATCAATGAAAGTGGTTCCCGTCGCTGGTTACGACGGCTTTTTGCTGAACCTCAGCGGCGGTCATGCACCCTGGTTTATTCGCTGTGTGGTTATCCTTGAAGATGATGCGGGTAACCAGGGCGTTGGTGAGATTCCTTCCAGCGGCGGTATTCTTAAAGGACTGGAACAGTGCCGTGAGCTGGTAGAAGGCTCGCAGATCAATAATGTTAAGCACACCCTCAATCAGGTTCGCCTGCGTTTAGCCCAAAACGGACGCGAAGAACGAGGCCGACAGACGTTTGATCTGCGTGTCGCTGTTCACGTGATCACAGGCATTGAGTCCGCGCTGTTAGACCTCTATGGGCAGGCACTACACATGCCCGTAGCCGACTTGCTCGGTCAATATGGCCGT
This Vreelandella neptunia DNA region includes the following protein-coding sequences:
- a CDS encoding tripartite tricarboxylate transporter permease, translated to MEFLSLLDITFFLLAGFGALIGIIFGAIPGMTATMAVAVCLPLTYALGLHHGLALLLGLYVGGISGGMVPAVLLNIPGTPSSITTTFDGYPMAQKGEGEKALKICVIASVVGGLISAAILFLFAPLLADFSIKFSYVEKFLIILLALSVIASLSSSMLIGIFSGVIGIWLSLIGDYSISDGGNGKTRLMFDFMEPYLFEGFSLLPVLIGVFGISTILLEAEKGAKSGLVSERIKISKGGGFSLSIFRGRVTNLVRSSFIGTFVGMLPGVGGSAASVLAYTQEKNLTRDSSQMGKGAPQGLIASESANNALTGGALIPLLSLGIPGDSTTAVLIGAFTLQGIQVGPLFIPENTDTWYVMMTALVFANIVMFFLMFYAIKYIAKVVMVPKHILFPIIVMMCVVGAYAINYGIMFDVWTLLIFGVLGYLVQKIGLEVAPLIIGFILGSQAEVYFVKSLESFGTYSIFFTKSPIAMVLWGLIAASIMFAIVMGVKSRARQKMELTQVTGSTHTASGKGHDTDND
- the yiaK gene encoding 3-dehydro-L-gulonate 2-dehydrogenase; the encoded protein is MANIDFETLRSTIERSLLKAGLKPADAKTCAQIHAESTRDGVHSHGIGRVPRFIEYVGKGWVDIDAKPSLVQRLGAIEVLDGGFGIGVVNALHATERAMALAREHGMGLVALRDTTHWMRGGSYGWHAVEQGFATIMWTNTESCMPAWGGASQSIGNNPLVMAVPHNTGPLVLDMAMSQFSYGKLQTTQLKGERLPVDGGFDERGELSRDPAAIAATRRLLPTGYWKGSGLSILLDALAALLAQGRPSHAIDKVQRGSGGGCSQVYMVFDPEQLGGREACDSIVEGIQSHLAAATPAEPGRPVRWPGESTANQRYGERSIVVDDMLWRSVCELAGD
- the garD gene encoding galactarate dehydratase codes for the protein MTQITTNTRVIRVHPSDNVAIVVEQGGLAEGTVIEGSITTTMPIPQGHKVALEDIAEGAQVVRYGEIIGQALTAIACGSHVNETNVRLPTAPALGELPLATREIPAMEPLEGYTFEGFRNPDGSVGTKNVLGITTSVQCVAGTVDYVVQRIKRELLPRFPNVDDVVGLNHSYGCGVAINAPAAIVPIRTLKNIALNPNFGNEIMVIGLGCEKLQPSTLLTDRPVRVYENTQAADPEANVLSLQDDSFQGFGEMVEGILAMAERHLERLNRRQRETCPASELVVGMQCGGSDAFSGVTANPAVGFATDLIVRAGGSVMFSEVTEVRDAIHLLTPRAIDEQVGRALIEQMAWYDDYLSQGQADRSANPSPGNKKGGLSNVVEKALGSVIKSGNSPIVDVIGPGERLRRKGLTFAATPASDFICGTLQLAAGMNLQVFTTGRGTPYGLAMVPVLKVSSNSTLGKRWHDIIDLDAGRIATGDASIEEVGWELFHLILEVASGRQQAAADRLGIHNDLVLFNPAPVT
- a CDS encoding ABC transporter substrate-binding protein, with translation MIVSNKLMTSVGSAALIAALSVSAGVAMAQDGPLRGNIRVVIGSTSTGGDTYQNSTIVVDELAERLDLNMKVDAVGASSAFRTLDRDSRGNTLMIFHDQSYLGHLYGVEGYDDIFEKYTVGPTLAINPGNAYLVPKDSPYQTLDDIIAAVGNGETVRVAIQPGGVSEIGFSALKNAIAIEHPGQEDNLVAVNTGSQSDKNQQLFDGQADVINGTVQANEQYTRLPEDDQKAMRFVWLTARQDTIEQAPEEGLGQTSREQLLEYVEPNVHVTMGDDESFTFDKEFFFLYNKDMDPAIVEQIDEALADIYAEGEIQETQKNAFFIPNFKPSDEASEYLADKMARYEEIISNIQ
- the kdgD gene encoding 5-dehydro-4-deoxyglucarate dehydratase; amino-acid sequence: MTFSRQEVTKAIGDGLLSFPITDFDSQGRFDEASYRKRLEWFISHEISAVFVAGGTGEFFNLSLDEYREIVRVAVEVIDGRLPVIASAGLSVETGKAFAKAAEEAGADGILLMPPYLTECPQDGLVEYARQICDATSVNVIYYNRGNGILNAHSVQQLADQCPNLVGLKDGKGDIQALNKIVKTVGDRLVYIGGVPTAEIFAEAYVSIGVNTYSSAVFNFVPEMAVKFYKELRKGNKDVVKQITNEFFIPFVDLRDRKAGYAVSLIKAGAEIVGRPAGSVRAPLTMPTQEECQELKKLIDSVKP
- a CDS encoding tripartite tricarboxylate transporter, yielding MESGLSSLLSVSIDFETSHLFFPRIIHWIMAGLFVLILTTKVAPFMASVKRGERTLPIVGEARDNFRFFGTLVLIAAYFYLMAVVGDLFPYTGYGFLMVSIAFVFLMSLLYLHDWTKKALTIVVVNAIVAPSLAWFILAKLFTITLP